The Candidatus Gracilibacteria bacterium genome has a window encoding:
- a CDS encoding YraN family protein, with product MENIEKPSRRATGYNGEEIARRYLEEKGYTIVEMNYTIRGGEIDIIAKDGEITVFVEVRYRFDESHAHPLDTFTPMKRHTLLRSVMFYISKHRIPEDQIRIDFIGIMPKKDGTEGHRLWHVRGVEV from the coding sequence ATGGAAAATATAGAAAAACCATCTCGACGTGCTACGGGGTATAATGGTGAAGAGATTGCCAGGCGATATCTCGAAGAGAAATGATATACGATTGTCGAGATGAACTACACGATTCGTGGAGGAGAGATTGATATTATCGCGAAGGATGGAGAAATCACCGTATTTGTCGAGGTGCGCTATCGTTTCGACGAATCCCATGCACATCCACTCGATACATTCACACCAATGAAGCGCCACACACTTCTGAGAAGTGTGATGTTCTATATCTCGAAACATCGAATTCCCGAAGACCAGATTCGTATCGACTTCATCGGCATCATGCCGAAAAAAGACGGTACCGAAGGGCACCGTCTGTGGCATGTGAGAGGGGTGGAGGTATAA